One part of the Humulus lupulus chromosome 9, drHumLupu1.1, whole genome shotgun sequence genome encodes these proteins:
- the LOC133802030 gene encoding uncharacterized protein LOC133802030 produces MMMALRFPMKFIELVMSCVTTPRFSFMINGAQNGYLHSNRGLRQGDLMSPLLFVIGLEYLSRILVKVAQQTDFKFHPRCESLKLTHLCLADDLLLFSKGDFKAIHLMLRGFQFFRIASKQMEICHIWCGVEGGGLGSAYWMTCFIRSSLPFNYLRMTMSNKINTRADYECLVDKMVVRMRNLSSRNLSFAERCILINFVLLLIDTYRSQVVILPKTVLKRINQICRAFLWKSIDNYVGPGRVISWAEMCKSKQKGWLGFKDIGLWNFCTIIKYVWAIAKKEDNLWVKWVHNVYLKEVDWWSYNAPTTSRWYWNQIVKTKNELKEVYPHNEISWPSYSIAKVHKQLKKNTEIRWKYSPIWDRLGIPKHKFVTWLALKRRLQTRDRLTRFGVTNDPLCVICGQFEESHIHLFFECHFSNQCIHQILYWLSIGSNRYELIGMLNWVRRSRHSCCRIRFYYCALIANVYQIWRAQNDACWNLKVPMACNVALKIKTDIYNKISFKAGKISKDDLDWVGKLQM; encoded by the coding sequence atgatGATGGCTCTAAGGTTTCCCATGAAGTTTATAGAGTTGGTGATGAGTTGTGTTACTACTCCAAGGTTTTCATTCATGATCAATGGGGCTCAAAATGGTTATCTTCATTCAAATAGAGGTTTAAGACAAGGGGATCTAATGTCCCCCTTGCTCTTTGTAATAGGATTGGAATATCTCTCGAGAATTCTGGTTAAAGTAGCTCAGCAAACTGATTTCAAGTTTCATCCAAGGTGTGAAAGCCTAAAGCTTACCCATCTTTGTTTGGCGGATGATTTGTTATTGTTTAGTAAAGGAGATTTCAAGGCTATCCATTTAATGTTAAGAGGCTTTCAGTTTTTCAGGATTGCAAGCAAACAAATGGAAATTTGCCATATATGGTGCGGGGTTGAAGGTGGAGGATTGGGCTCAGCTTACTGGATGACATGTTTTATTCGCAGTAGTCTTCCTTTTAACTATTTAAGAATGACAATGAgcaacaaaataaatacaagagCGGATTATGAATGTCTTGTAGATAAAATGGTAGTGAGGATGAGGAATTTGAGCTCGAGGAATCTTTCTTTTGCAGAGCGATGCATCCTTATTAATTTTGTGTTGCTCTTAATAGATACTTACCGGTCTCAAGTGGTAATTCTCCCAAAAACTGTGCTTAAAAGAATCAATCAAATCTGTAGGGCTTTTTTGTGGAAAAGCATAGACAATTATGTAGGTCCTGGGAGAGTTATTTCTTGGGCTGAGATGTGCAAGTCCAAGCAGAAGGGATGGCTCGGTTTCAAAGATATTGGTCTATGGAACTTTTGTACTATAATAAAATATGTTTGGGCAATTGCAAAGAAAGAAGATAATTTATGGGTTAAATGGGTACATAATGTGTACTTAAAGGAGGTTGATTGGTGGAGTTATAATGCTCCAACTACAAGTAGATGGTACTGGAACCAAATTGTCAAGACTAAGAATGAGTTAAAGGAAGTTTACCCTCATAATGAAATCAGTTGGCCAAGCTATAGCATTGCCAAGGTGCACAAGCAGCTGAAGAAGAATACAGAGATAAGATGGAAGTACTCTCCGATTTGGGATAGACTTGGTATCCCTAAGCACAAGTTTGTGACATGGTTGGCGTTAAAGAGGCGCTTGCAGACCAGAGACAGGCTCACAAGATTTGGTGTTACAAATGACCCTCTTTGTGTTATCTGTGGTCAATTTGAAGAATCCCACATACACTTATTCTTTGAGTGTCACTTTAGTAATCAATGTATACATCAAATTTTGTACTGGTTAAGTATTGGTTCTAATAGATATGAGCTTATTGGAATGTTGAATTGGGTTAGGAGAAGTAGGCATTCATGTTGCCGAATAAGATTTTATTATTGTGCTCTCATTGCTAATGTGTACCAGATATGGAGAGCTCAAAATGATGCCTGCTGGAACCTAAAGGTACCAATGGCTTGTAATGTTGCTTTGAAAATCAAAACTGATATCTATAATAAGATTTCCTTTAAGGCAGGGAAGATAAGTAAGGATGATTTAGATTGGGTGGGAAAGTTacaaatgtaa